The sequence tctgctgctgctaacaAAGGGAATGAGCAACTAAAGATACTAATGAGAGAGGCCTCTAACATGTGTTACAAGTGGTGGGAAAACAGAAGGTGGCAGAGAAGTCCTGGAAAGAGTAACCAAGGAAAGCAGGCTGAGTCTAGAAGGAGCACCTCTGAGGTGCTGGGGTAATGCACAGAGATATGAGTGAAAGGGGGTGGCTGCAGAGTACATCTGCCAGAGCATAAGCAGGTCATCTCTGCAGTTCCTGTCTTGTCATCCTTTCAGGTCCGGTCGTGCTGGGATGGTAACGCTTCTTTTCAGGGTTGTTCGTACTGAGAGTCTTCTGGGGCTCTGGAAAGGTGTCTCTCCAGTAAGTGGCTGTTTTAACCTTGACTTCTAAAAATAAGCAGATAAAGAAACCTACTGTTTATTACTAACTATGGATGGGATTTAAATAGCCAGCTCCTATACAATTATGAATGAAACCATGTGATTTAGGATGATTAAATCCTTTTTTAAGGAGTTAATGTTGTGAGTTCTACTGATTTGGTCATGGCAGTCCCTGTGGTTTTGCAGTCCTGAGCAGCTGAACACTTGAATACTTTTGCAAATGTGGGGTGGCAACTGTGCCAACctcattttgttttggaatATCTTGTTCCTAGAAAACTGCAGTTGAGAAATGCATTAAATCCTGGCATCGTTTGAATCAATGGGTTCTCAGTGCTGTAAATGATTTTTACCTGTCTTCTTTCCTCAGCATGTTAgtattagtgatttttttttttctttgtgcatgTGCAAAGCTTCCTGTCAAGTTTAACAGTCTCTGGAATGTTCTGTAGTACCTGTTGTCTTatgtgtgctttttctttcttcatctgctCCTGTTTCTTCTGAAGTCCTTTGCAAGATGTATTCCTGGGGTTGGGATTTACTTCAGCACTTTGTACATGATGAAGCAAAAGTTTCTAGTGGACCGTTCACCCACAGCCCTGGAGTCTGTCTTTCTGGGTGCCACTGCACGTGCAATATCTGGGATTTGCATGTTGCCAGTGACTGTAGTGAAGACCCGATATGAGGTGAGTATGACTTTCTAATTAGTTCCCTGTTAATGATGTCACATGCCTTCCTcatgatgaaaaagaaattcttttctttggaGAAGGTTGCTGCTACTTGGGTATGGTCAAGGATGTAGTCCTGATTTCATCCTGGGTCAGTGCAGGAAAAGCCATGCACTAATTTTTAGGCAAGAAGTGTAAGATGAAACAGAGTTCACCCTGAGATTTTAAAGGTTCGCTTATATACAATGTCTGTGTAGTTTTAGCATCTGTCTTGTTTTACCTTCCTGAAGGATTGTTTTAAAGGCTGAAGTAGGTGGAACCCAGTTTTTGCCTTGGGCTGTCCTCTGTGCTGCAATCTCAGGCATCACATGGCGTGCATACTATCACTTGTTCGGACAGGGTGGCTTTGGGGGTGTGTAGGGCTCCTTGGCCTGTGCCTGGCACGTGGATGACTGACCATTGTCTGCCCTTGCAGAGTGGAAGATTTGGCTATGGGAGTGTATATGGAGCTCTGAAGAATATCTATCAGACAGAAGGGGCTCGTGGCATGTTCAGCGGGCTCACCGCAACGCTGCTGCGGGACGCACCCTTCTCTGGGATCTACCTGATGTTCTACACACAGACCAAAAAATTCACACCTCAGGGTAAGGCTGAACACTGGAGGCTGTAATgggatgtttcttttcttgcatcTTGCCCTGCAGTTGACTGCCTGCGTGCTCTGCTTATTGCCCTCTACCTCAGTAGTTAAATTAGTCTCTTGTAGGGCTTTAGGTGGGATATTCACATTTTCCTGTGGAGGACTGTAGACCTATAGCTCAGGTCAGTGTAGAAATGGAAATTGGCCCAAAATTGATTGATTGTCTTTACAAAGACTGATGCATAAGGTGGTTTAGTGAACAGCTGAAAGAGAGGATGTGTTCAGTCATCCTTTTTGCTGCTGGTTGTCTTGTATACCAATCAGTTTTCACTAACCCAGGGTTTCTCTGATGTTAGAACTTGCTGGGGCAACACTTGCACAATCTTTCCTTCTCTGGGTTCCTGTCAAATTCGTGAATCAAAAGTGAGGCTTTTTAATAGTGCTAACTTTTGACTTGTAGCCACTTTTCCCCTTTAAAGGTTTCTCTACCCTCCATGGATTTTAAGTTTTCTTAGACCGTGATGTTTATTTAATCATTCAGTAGCTTTTCACTTTGTCACACAGCATTCCTGGCCTGGTTTTGCCTGAGTGCATTCCCTTTGCTCTATTGCAGACCAGTTGGATCCGGTGCTCATGCCCTTGCTGAATTTTGGCTGTGGGATCTTTGCAGGAATCTTGGCCTCACTGGCAACACAGCCTGCTGATGTCATCAAAACACACATGCAGTTGTCCCCCCAAAAGTACCGCAGGACAAGCCAGGCCATTGCCTTCATTTACAAGGTGAGGTGAATCCCTTCTAATATGTGCAATCACAGCCTCACTTGTGATCTCCTTGCCTGAAGCACAGCTATGATAAGAAAGTTGTTGTCTTTCTTATCATAGCTGTGATGAGGTGAACAAATGTGTCTGTCTGATGCGCTCTTGCGGTTAGGCTACTCAGtgtcagcattttcagaagctgAGGTGGGTCATGCTGTGAGAAACTGAATCTTTTGTCACTGGTTTATGTGTGGACTTGTTTAGTAATAACTGGAAAATACTCTGGTTGATGGTCTGAAAGCAGTCAGGGGCTTCAGCCcattccttgcttttccttgtaAGTAGAGAGTCTATTGTCACTACTCAGATGTGTTTCTTGCTCCCCTTGAGTGGATTGCAAGGCAGTGAATGTGCTCCTTGATTATTCTTGCCATTCCTCAGTCCTGTAtctgttttaagaaaattgCAGGTGATGGGGAATTGGAGAGCACACTCAGAGTACTGGACCACAAAGGTGGGCATATTCCAGCAAGTGTGTCTCCACACAGTCTTGCTTTATGTTTCAGGCTGGTGAATGATTTCACTTCAGTTCTGTTATGTATTGATTCTTATGTTGGTAGTGATGGAAAGCGCTTAGCTTATTTCAGGTTAGCTTAGTGTGAAGGCTTGGAGGAGCTGTActtagagctgctgctgcctgtggttTATCGGTGTAGGCACATCTGTGATTACCACACTGGAGCAAAGGGTTTCTTTTGTGTGTAGTGTGAAGTGCCACTCACATGTAAGTGTGGTGATTTAACTTTGGCTGGgtgccaggtgtccaccaagctgctctatcactcccctcctcagcaggacagggagggggaaaaaaaataagatggaaaaaaccagctccaaactcatgggtcaatataaaggcagtttattaaagcaaaagcaaaagattattctctgcttcccatcagcaagcaatgtctggccacttcctaGGAAACAGGACTTCAGTATGCGTagcagttgctccagaagacaaacgcTGTAAAAAAACGAATGCTCCTCagttcctccccctatctctcagcttcttattgctgagcggacgtcatatggtatggaatatccctttgatcagtttgggtcagctgtcctggctgtgttgcctcccaagatcttgcccatcCCCAGtctgctgctgaggagggggaagaagtgTTGGGAGAGgcagccttgatgctgtgccagcactgctcagtagtagccaaagCACTGATGTGTTGTCAACTCCTcgctagctaccaatacacagcacagcactatgagggctgcagcgtggaaaattaactccatctcagcgAGACCCAATACGATAACCCAGTTACAAAACAATTCTTTGCCCTTTGGACACtagcagagaaataaatgctCAGTTCTTTATCCCAGGAATGGGATGGAGATGTACTCAAAGcccacctttcccttcctgccctcagAAGGATGGATCTTGGcaggtttgctttgtttccataTTGAACTCTATTCCTAAACATGAATCTGTTTATTtgtgcatggattttttttgtgcacaGTACATTTTTCTCATAACAGAATGGTTTTTTACTTCAGTACTTACAAATCTCAGTTTTTACAGAATAGCTAAGTGACATTTTGTAAATGAAGCTCCAAAACAAGGACGAGTCCTTTTCCTGAAATGTCTTGAAACTGTTACActcttgccttctctttgcTGGGCTTGAGTGTGGATTTCCCCATCCATTGTCTCCATCCTGGCATTCCCTTCTCCACTCACTGCTCCTCTTGCTTTCTTGGGTAGCCCTGCAATTGCACAGTGCTACAGGTTCTTCCTAAGCATTAAATGCTATTTAAGTCTGGGTCTTTCAGAAACTGATCTGAGTTTGAGCTGAAATATAACCTGTGCTGTTCCATGTAATAAATTATGAGAAATTAAAACACTAGAGGCAGATTATGATGGATTGCTGTTTGTTTGTCTCCTGTTGCAGGACTTTGGATTGGTCGGCTTTTTCCAAGGTGGTGTGCCCCGTGCCCTCAGGCGGACTCTGATGGCAGCAATGGCATGGACAGTGTATGAACAGATGATGGAAAAAATGGGCTTGAAATCTTGACTGACTTGCACAGAAATGACCAGCTTCACTCCTCCTGCTTGCTGTGATCAACTGGCACTAGGAAGTTCCCAGTTCCACAGAGGAATAAGCCTTGCTCAGCCAGGAGGCAGAAAACCCTTCTGAGACAGGGTGTTAGGCCTTTTGGCAAGAGACGAAAGAAGGATTGGATCTTTGCATCATTTATCAATGCATTCCAGAAGATTGCACTTGCAGATTGCCACAGGAAATGGCAGGGTTTCCACAGCCTGGTAACTATGCTGAGAGAAAAGCCCCTTTTATTTGGTGCTCACTACCTTAATGCAATGAGACATTGCTGAGCAAAAGTGTTTGAGGAGAAAACAGTGATTGCAGAACCTGCAAGCCTTGCTGGTCTGGCTGATCTGATGTAGATCCTCCTTCCACATATGCTTTGTTCTCACAGGGGAACATTGCAGACCACGGTGGGAGACTGGATGTGTTTCTTAATGCTTATATTGCAGGCGTGGGTGGAAGAGAAATGAAGTGCTGAAGGAAAGCTAGGAACATGGTCGCTGTCATCACTTTTGTGCTGTGCATGATAGCAGAGAAGGTAACTGGAACCTCCTTGCTGTGTCATGTGTTGTTATGTAATTGAGCATCTTAACACTCTTGAAATGTGCTTCTGCCTCTACAGCAGTGTTCGCACATGAATTAAGAAGCAAAAGGCACTTTAGAGTTGATTGCTACCAAAGTTCTATTTGttctctgaaaaacatttttcctgctgGTCTGACTATATCAGGAACactcaagtattttattttttttttaatccagttgTACTAGAGACTTATTTGCTTCTTATTCATTTGTTAATCCCAGATCAGCACCCTCAGTGCGAGCTGGTCCTTAGATGTAGCTTTTCAGGTCATTGCTCATAATGCATAAATGTCTAATGGAAGCAGATATAGATACTGACAGTTCAGATTTCCCttaaaagctgctgctggacTGAATGTGGATTATCTCTGGGTTTGCTCTTTTCTGCAAGCTTTTGCCAAAGTTTGAGCCCTATGAGTGTTTGGTAGGTGACTTTAATTGTCTTTGGGCTCCACACAGACTCTTCACAGTTTCCCAGCTGATCATTTTCTCTTAGCAGGTAGTCCATATTTCGGTATTCCTGAGTTTAGGCTTAGACTTTTCTCATCCACTgtgccttcttcctccttcctacTTTGTTACAAAGACCTCATAGCGTGTGCTGTCCAAACTTGGGTACAGCCTGCTCCCCTTTTCACTTGTGCCTctgtgctggctggctgggtTGGGACTCTTGCAGCTCCATTGGTGTTGCTGCAAAGCTGGGCGTGGAATTGCGCATCCTGTTCTGTAGTGTGCCTTGCAATTGTGATATTACAATTCACTTTAGAAACAGAGCAAATGTTTCTAAATATGAAGACATGACACTGTAGCTGTACAAAAAGCTGGTACTACCTACCTGTTGATTGTAAAATTTAGAGTGTAATTTACACAATCGCTGCCTGTCCTGGCAACCTGCTGAGCACAAGAGTAGAGGGGACACGGGTTGTAGAAGATGTTCTTTACCAGATTCCAACTCCGGGAAGGTTTGATGACTGATGTGAAAGTTAAGTCCGAGTAAAGTGTAAGGGGACAGGCTGGAGGTTTGGAAGGTGCTGCCTGTTTTTAGCCTCAGCCCATCTGTGAGGGGAGACTGGCGCTACACAGTGCAGGAGTCTCCAAGAATGGTGGTAGAGGGTCCGGTGTGCACATGTCTATGTGTTAATAAGAGCACTGCATCAAATCATTCTATGTTGTGACTTGACAAGCTGTCAGATTCCATGTGCTGCTTCTCACTGTCAGGCATGTAGGCACATCATTTGCTAAATCCTGAATGTGAAGAACTGTTCCTTTCTTTCGCTGTCCCTCCTATCCTTAGTGACCTGAACTTGTGAGGGTGCATGAACAGTGGTAACTGCACATTCTGCTGTTTGTTATCCTGAGCGCTACTGGCACAGAGAGCTGGAGAACCAAATCTAGGATTGCTGACTGGATGGAGTAAGGTGGCAATTACATGAGTTCTCATATGGCTTTTACTTCCCTATGCATGGGATCAAATCAACATATTATGATGGCAGCCTGAATTGATTTGAGGCTTTTCTTAATCTGGTGTGTAAATTGGATCTGTTGTTCATCCTGGGCTGTGGCAGGTGTTGCCTGCAAGATGCTTCACAAATGTTTTAGTTCCTGATTTAGCAGTGACAAAGCACCGTGCAGCTTTTACAGACAGAAACTTAGGCTCctaaaaatgaggaaagcaagcaaagaatGCCAGGTGATAAATGTTGAATTAAGTAATGTCCTCATCAGAAACCTGAAATGCAGGAACGCTTTGGTGGCTTTTATGCCCTATACTCCTGCATGGTCAAGTAACAAAGGAAGAACTAGAGAATTTATTCTGGTGTGCTGGTgttttgaagtcttttttttttttttttttagatctggATTCAGGCCTAAAGCAGTGTTagcttttcctttgggaaagtTCTTCCATTCCCCTTATTTTGTGGAGAATGAGGAGGCTCTTTGTTGTTGCACTAGAATGAAAAAGTATGTGGTTTTGACTTGTGAATTGGCCTGGGCTCCTTTGAGTTTAAGAAATAGAGAATCTAAATTGCACTGTGTTTCATCAACCTTTGGTGCTGCAGATCCAGAAACTTCTCTACCTGTGAGCTGGGGAGAGTGAGTTTTGCAGTGCaagtttgttgtttgtttttctttattatttcttttatcagGTCTCATATatgggggaagggaaagccTGAAGTTCTGTTTCACTGTCTTCTGAAAGCTGTATCACATAGGCAGACACAAGACTATTTCTCAGTGCTGATCGTTACCATCCTTCacccttttcccctcttcaaaAACATTCTGTTTCTAAAGTGCTTTACTCTAGTTATTTCTTGATAGCTATAGCAagtcaagaaaaacaagtgtgTGGACTTGAAGTTTAGATATATTGCTCTTGAGGTTGCGTGCTTCTAATTAACAACAAATGGTCACTGTACAACCTAAATGACCTCCATTGCTGGCAATACACTATTAGTGAACGTGCATTGGCTCTGCTTGCCCCTGCAGCTGTGGTATAAGAACACAGCTGGTTAATGTGTTGTGACAGTCAGTATTTAAGTGGAATGTAAGGACACAAGAGAAATAGTCTGATTATTTATGCTTTTGAAActtcacatttccatttttcctgtgatatttattttttttttgctttgcactgTTTAAACAGAACTGGAGCTTTGGAACACTGTGCAGGTTCGCGTATTGTGAGTGTTTAtgtgtttatataaaatatttatgtgagAAGGTGCATTATATTATATGTTTCTATTAAAAACTGGTTGCCAAAATGAACTATGTCGTCTCTTCAGTgttacttgaaaaaaaccaaccagcccCCAAAACAATCAAACCCACAAGGGATGGGATGGAATAGAGGcgtaagaaagcaaaagaagttTCGCAAGAGAGCAGGACTATTGGATGAGTTCAGACCCTATACAAGGCAATGCACGTTCTCTTTTTCTGTGGGGTATAATATACACAGGCTGTGCTAGTACAACCTAAACCAGCTTTacttaaatggaaaaaacacataGCAATGGGGAATCTTGTCTTTTTCACAgcttcctctgcctgcctgctgtgTGTAAAGACTGATGGAAATTGAATCTCCATACCAGCTGGTGAAATGCCTGCCTTTAGGACAGTGGGGTTTTGAGCACTCCGGGGAGAGACTGTTTTTAATCTCT comes from Grus americana isolate bGruAme1 chromosome 2, bGruAme1.mat, whole genome shotgun sequence and encodes:
- the SLC25A38 gene encoding mitochondrial glycine transporter isoform X3 — translated: MPGREAEMHPVLKAFVCGSISGTCSTLLFQPLDLLKTRLQTLQPAVNGSGRAGMVTLLFRVVRTESLLGLWKGVSPSFARCIPGVGIYFSTLYMMKQKFLVDRSPTALESVFLGATARAISGICMLPVTVVKTRYESGRFGYGSVYGALKNIYQTEGARGMFSGLTATLLRDAPFSGIYLMFYTQTKKFTPQDQLDPVLMPLLNFGCGIFAGILASLATQPADVIKTHMQLSPQKYRRTSQAIAFIYKDFGLVGFFQGGVPRALRRTLMAAMAWTVYEQMMEKMGLKS
- the SLC25A38 gene encoding mitochondrial glycine transporter isoform X1 — translated: MANCYQMAVNTFDVQKTFSNHQIARRSWNNLPGKAEGPKLNQALKKMHPVLKAFVCGSISGTCSTLLFQPLDLLKTRLQTLQPAVNGSGRAGMVTLLFRVVRTESLLGLWKGVSPSFARCIPGVGIYFSTLYMMKQKFLVDRSPTALESVFLGATARAISGICMLPVTVVKTRYESGRFGYGSVYGALKNIYQTEGARGMFSGLTATLLRDAPFSGIYLMFYTQTKKFTPQDQLDPVLMPLLNFGCGIFAGILASLATQPADVIKTHMQLSPQKYRRTSQAIAFIYKDFGLVGFFQGGVPRALRRTLMAAMAWTVYEQMMEKMGLKS
- the SLC25A38 gene encoding mitochondrial glycine transporter isoform X4 gives rise to the protein MHPVLKAFVCGSISGTCSTLLFQPLDLLKTRLQTLQPAVNGSGRAGMVTLLFRVVRTESLLGLWKGVSPSFARCIPGVGIYFSTLYMMKQKFLVDRSPTALESVFLGATARAISGICMLPVTVVKTRYESGRFGYGSVYGALKNIYQTEGARGMFSGLTATLLRDAPFSGIYLMFYTQTKKFTPQDQLDPVLMPLLNFGCGIFAGILASLATQPADVIKTHMQLSPQKYRRTSQAIAFIYKDFGLVGFFQGGVPRALRRTLMAAMAWTVYEQMMEKMGLKS
- the SLC25A38 gene encoding mitochondrial glycine transporter isoform X2, translated to MLWKLSPPLLWAQDVEDQVETLVMHPVLKAFVCGSISGTCSTLLFQPLDLLKTRLQTLQPAVNGSGRAGMVTLLFRVVRTESLLGLWKGVSPSFARCIPGVGIYFSTLYMMKQKFLVDRSPTALESVFLGATARAISGICMLPVTVVKTRYESGRFGYGSVYGALKNIYQTEGARGMFSGLTATLLRDAPFSGIYLMFYTQTKKFTPQDQLDPVLMPLLNFGCGIFAGILASLATQPADVIKTHMQLSPQKYRRTSQAIAFIYKDFGLVGFFQGGVPRALRRTLMAAMAWTVYEQMMEKMGLKS